One window of the Cryptomeria japonica chromosome 7, Sugi_1.0, whole genome shotgun sequence genome contains the following:
- the LOC131031142 gene encoding uncharacterized protein LOC131031142: protein MACLTPGILLKLLQCMNSDVKVAGEHRSVLLQVLSIVPALSGNGNELWPNKGFFVKLSDSSHSTYVCLSDEDNDLIFSDKLQLGQFVYVDRLQSATPVPRVLGVRPLPGRHPCIGTPEDLIARALPSLPNGFVIQSASMDGTAPTGPAFRSSADNQDKPFRVSEGFDKLGLKHPNPNPRTVLGPSENLPAKVEGSKIEKRSASAGKSGKHNARGVRDGSPATRSNSRTSSPVPSKCVVSSLVRAATQEENKAPTAREGAYFVPSRYRQPSPNMARKAPQPSPGRRGFQGSPIGRRASLSPGRRVSPNVREHGRKKTLVSGAKAADVAVAVKTLPKSWEDSSVEVKDTKERGGLKNKIDLKAALRTQVALSRRLSDAKSMPLKQEDTTIKETIRSSCSSPTKHLSSSIDKPQCNVTFHDKKWTDGTVAWDSVSSNLAELGQEVLKRRNMVSIVAAEALQEASAAEAVIRGLSMFSALCSSANTGNPHPSIDRFFEIHQMLIQSTSVAEALAASGTAGKARDSLSSDGVTDKPLDISTEKAKSAVQWIGAALATDLASISLFSNLNYSFDSVPNKEALSADGQSKQEDTKIQGSMHASLSSRRSPLASSDNNLQGRLASSNVHQTNNERRRSVSERVDIKSASPLNANAMKHQTLGIAGKTNTVKSPDRVLEPSLKGTGIEWVKENGVNEIMDLAKYLQLELQNWFLKFIEDALDAGFHVVEENEYHIVAPTSKSPLQLDSSQIAAMLSQLKKVNDWLDWIAHKKDDIPDIKLVEKVDCLKRKIYGFLLQHVESAASALDNQASCS, encoded by the exons ATGGCGTGTTTGACTCCAGGGATTCTGCTGAAGCTTCTGCAGTGCATGAACTCAGACGTGAAGGTTGCAGGAGAGCACCGATCTGTGTTATTGCAGGTTTTAAGCATTGTGCCGGCTCTGAGCGGGAACGGAAACGAACTGTGGCCGAACAAGGGTTTTTTCGTGAAGCTCTCCGATTCTTCCCACTCCACCTACGTCTGCCTCTCTGACGAGGACAACGATCTCATTTTTTCAGACAAGCTCCAGCTTGGCCAGTTTGTTTACGTTGATCGATTGCAGTCGGCGACCCCTGTGCCCCGCGTCTTGGGCGTCAGGCCTCTTCCTGGTAGGCACCCCTGCATTGGAACTCCAGAGGATCTTATTGCCAGGGCTCTGCCTTCTCTGCCCAACGGCTTTGTCATTCAGTCCGCTTCCATGGACGGAACAGCACCGACAGGGCCTGCTTTTAGGTCTTCTGCAGACAACCAAGATAAGCCTTTTAGGGTTTCCGAGGGATTTGACAAGCTTGGATTGAAGCATCCTAACCCTAATCCCAGGACGGTATTGGGTCCTTCGGAGAATTTGCCCGCTAAAGTGGAGGGGAGCAAGATTGAGAAAAGGTCTGCCTCTGCAGGGAAATCGGGGAAACACAATGCTAGGGGGGTTAGAGATGGGTCCCCTGCAACTAGGTCTAATTCTAGGACTTCGTCCCCGGTTCCGTCCAAGTGTGTCGTATCCAGCCTTGTGAGGGCTGCTACTCAGGAGGAGAATAAGGCTCCTACTGCGAGGGAAGGCGCGTATTTTGTTCCTTCTAGGTATCGGCAACCTTCGCCCAACATGGCGAGGAAAGCTCCTCAGCCGTCCCCCGGGAGGAGGGGATTTCAGGGCTCTCCAATTGGCAGGAGGGCTTCTTTGTCTCCTGGAAGAAGGGTGTCTCCAAATGTCAGAGAACATGGGCGGAAGAAGACTTTGGTCAGTGGTGCAAAGGCTGCTGATGTGGCTGTGGCTGTGAAGACTTTGCCCAAGAGCTGGGAAGATTCCAGTGTGGAAGTGAAAGACACAAAAGAAAGGGGTGGCCTCAAGAACAAAATTGACCTTAAGGCTGCTTTGCGCACGCAG GTGGCCCTTTCTCGGAGGTTAAGTGACGCTAAAAGCATGCCATTAAAGCAAGAAGATACAACCATAAAGGAGACAATTAGAAGCAGTTGTTCATCACCAACTAAGCATTTGTCATCTTCAATTGACAAACCACAATGTAATGTAACTTTTCATGATAAGAAATGGACGGATGGAACTGTTGCTTGGGACTCAGTTTCTTCCAACCTAGCGGAACTGGGACAG GAGGTTCTAAAAAGGCGGAACATGGTTTCCATAGTTGCAGCTGAAGCTCTGCAGGAGGCCTCTGCTGCTGAAGCTGTCATCAGAGGGTTGAG TATGTTCTCTGCGCTATGTTCTTCTGCAAATACGGGCAATCCCCATCCTTCAATTGATCGGTTCTTTGAGATACATCAGATGCTTATACAATCAACATCTGTTGCTGAAGCCCTTGCTGCAAGTGGTACTGCAGGCAAAGCTAGAGATTCTCTAAGTTCAGATGGAGTGACTGATAAACCTCTTGATATTTCAACAGAGAAAGCGAAGAGTGCTGTTCAATGGATTGGTGCTGCATTAGCAACTGATTTGGCATCAATATCCCTTTTCAGCAACCTTAATTATAGTTTTGATAGCGTACCAAATAAAGAAGCTTTAAGTGCAGATGGTCAAAGCAAACAAGAGGACACCAAAATTCAGGGCTCTATGCATGCATCTTTGTCTTCCAGAAGATCGCCTCTTGCATCATCTGATAACAATCTTCAGGGCAGGCTTGCATCGTCAAATGTACATCAGACTAACAATGAAAGAAGGCGTAGTGTATCTGAGAGGGTTGACATCAAATCAGCTTCTCCTTTGAATGCCAATGCAATGAAACACCAGACTCTTGGTATAGCTGGAAAGACCAATACTGTAAAATCCCCAGATAGAGTTCTAGAACCATCTTTAAAGGGTACTGGCATTGAATGGGTCAAAGAGAACGGAGTGAATGAAATAATGGACCTAGCAAAGTATCTGCAATTGGAATTACAGAACTGGTTTTTGAAATTTATAGAGGATGCACTAGATGCTGGCTTTCATGTAGTtgaagaaaatgaatatcatataGTTGCCCCAACTTCTAAAAGTCCCTTGCAGCTAGATAGCAGCCAAATTGCAGCAATGCTGTCTCAACTCAAAAAGGTTAATGACTGGTTAGATTGGATTGCACATAAGAAGGACGATATACCTGATATTAAGCTAGTAGAAAAGGTAGATTGTTTGAAGAGGAAAATATATGGTTTCCTGCTTCAGCATGTTGAATCTGCTGCTTCTGCTCTTGATAACCAGGCCAGTTGTTCCTGA